ACCCTGCAGCTGCGTGTGAGCATCAAACTGCGGACGAGGAGACACCGCGGCGGCGTTCGTTTCTCCCGCCCGAACGTCTGACACTCGAACGCACCGCCGCCGTAGACGCGGGCGAAATGCAAGCACGCCAATAAGCCGATCTTTATTCGTCTCGAGCCTCCACGTCCACGGGCTTCATGCGGCCGCGCCAGCAGAGCAGGGCTGAGTGAAGAGGTGCGGCCGCCGCAGACATGGCCGCGAGGGCGTCGGAGCCGCTCCGTCAGCCGTGCGTTTACCACGACGCGTTCAAAGGTGAGCCCCAGCGCCGGCTCTTTATTCCAGGCGCCCGGACGCGCGCGTGCGGCTCCTTTCGACGCACTGACCACTCCCCTTCACTCccgacacacgcacacacacacacacacacacacacacacacacacacacacacacacacacacacacacacacacacacacacacacacactcccacggGATGAgatttgtttgttgtgtgcCTGTTGTTGACGATGCGCTGCTCTCTGCGGTTGCCAGTGGAGCTCCAGGTGAGGAGACCCCTGATGCCGGTCCAGCTGAGTCCGGAGCAGGTGGGCCTGGAGATGCTGTGTCTGTGCGGGCAGCTGGATCTTCTCATCAGGGCACAGATGCAGCAGGTGGGCTGAGGAAAGCAATGAAATGTAGACTGTCTCACTGACTGCATATCAACCGAGGCAGCGTTGAACCCTGCAGCGTCAGCTTTAAACACATTCAAGCACCTTTATCCCTGCAACACTGTTCATGGTCCCTGTGCCACAGTTCCAGGAGCAGCTGGGTCAAGGCTGCAGCCCAGAGGAGGCCGACACCTTCCAGGCTCAAGGTGCGTGTGAAGATGAGGCGGTTCAATGAGACGCGAACGGCTCCCGCGTGTCTGACGTGTTTGTTCCGTATTGTTGAAGGGTCAGAGATTCTCGACCAGATGCTGCAGTGCCTTGAACATCTACCAAAGCCTATGCCACAGCTGGAGGTATCGGCCGAGCCGTCACTTACGTCACGCGTGTTCCTCAGCACACATTTAAAGCGTGTTTTCCTCAGGACTACCTGGACTTAATGGGGCTGTCAGCCATGTTTCCTCGCGTGGAGGTGTTTCTCATCCAGGGCAGCGCCGTGGACATGCTGGAGAAGCCGCCCATGGATGGTGAGAGAGGGCGAAGCCCAACCTGCAGCCAAAAGTCTTTGTTATAGTTCTATGATCCAAAGTCCAGCGTGACTAACGGTGCTTTCTGCAGAATACTTCTTCCACGTCGCCAAACTCAACCAGCTGCTGGTCCtgagtcagcagctggaggaagacaTCCGGCACCTTGGAAGTCATAAATACGTCGCCCACCAGCTCTcagttatttacgtaaaaaGACCTTTCTAATTGTTCTGCGTGTGCTCGTTTCTGCGTGTTTCCTTTCGTCTAAAAGCTGCTGCCTctttttaatgtcttttcaGCAAGTCGTCAGCTCTTTCAGAGGAATTCAGGTCTTCTCTGAAATCAAGAAAGACATTGAGGCCAACTTCAAACAGATGAAGCAGTCTCTAGTGGCGGAGGACGGCTCCAGACACGAGCCGCAGCTTTCTGCTCAATACATCACCTGGTGAGTTCACGTGCAGACGCTTGGAGAGCGATTAACGCAGCGGCTTTGACGTCACACGCCTGCTGGTTCTGTGTAGGATTTTAGGAATAACTCAAAGCTTGACGTCGGTGGTGCTGTCACTACCGGAGGAGCTGACGGACGACCTTCACCAGGCCGTGACCT
This genomic interval from Betta splendens chromosome 21, fBetSpl5.4, whole genome shotgun sequence contains the following:
- the si:ch211-218d20.15 gene encoding uncharacterized protein si:ch211-218d20.15, producing the protein MAARASEPLRQPCVYHDAFKVELQVRRPLMPVQLSPEQVGLEMLCLCGQLDLLIRAQMQQFQEQLGQGCSPEEADTFQAQGSEILDQMLQCLEHLPKPMPQLEDYLDLMGLSAMFPRVEVFLIQGSAVDMLEKPPMDEYFFHVAKLNQLLVLSQQLEEDIRHLGSHKYVAHQLSVIYQVVSSFRGIQVFSEIKKDIEANFKQMKQSLVAEDGSRHEPQLSAQYITWILGITQSLTSVVLSLPEELTDDLHQAVTFVSQLLS